In Cryptomeria japonica chromosome 10, Sugi_1.0, whole genome shotgun sequence, a genomic segment contains:
- the LOC131033287 gene encoding serine/threonine-protein kinase SRK2A isoform X2, whose translation MERYEIVKDIGAGNFGVAKLMRDKKTGELVAVKFIERGEKIDENVMREIINHRSLRHTNIVRFKEVVLTPTHLAILMEYAAGGELFERICNAGRFSEDEARYFFQQLISGVSYCHAMQVCHRDLKLENTLLDGDSSPQLKICDFGYSKSSLLHSQPKSTVGTPAYIAPEVLSKREYDGKIADVWSCGVTLYVMLVGAYPFEDPEDPRNFRNTIGRITLPEIWNHPWFLKDLPRELLEGAEAGYQYDDPLHPLQSEEEIMKILAEARIPGEATKSEEQALVGGLPNSEDMDAEGDAEDDDVESSGDFVCAL comes from the exons ATGGAGAGGTACGAGATAGTTAAGGATATTGGGGCAGGTAATTTTGGAGTTGCAAAGCTTATGCGCGATAAGAAGACTGGAGAACTCGTTGCAGTCAAGTTTATTGAACGAGGCGAAAAG ATTGATGAAAATGTGATGAGGGAAATTATCAATCATAGATCTCTGCGTCATACCAATATAGTTCGCTTCAAGGAG GTAGTGCTCACTCCGACCCATTTGGCAATACTCATGGAGTATGCTGCTGGCGGGGAACTTTTTGAACGGATTTGCAATGCAGGTCGTTTCAGCGAGGACGAG GCCAGATATTTCTTCCAACAGCTCATATCCGGCGTCAGCTATTGTCATGCCATG CAAGTGTGCCACAGGGATCTTAAGTTGGAGAATACTTTATTAGATGGAGACTCTTCTCCCCAGCTGAAAATCTGTGACTTCGGCTATTCCAAG tcttctttgcTGCATTCCCAGCCAAAATCAACTGTAGGAACCCCTGCCTACATCGCTCCAGAAGTTCTATCCAAAAGGGAATACGATGGCAAG ATAGCAGATGTATGGTCATGTGGAGTGACTCTCTATGTGATGTTGGTAGGAGCTTATCCATTTGAAGATCCAGAGGATCCCAGGAACTTCAGAAACACTATAGGA AGAATAACTCTTCCTGAGATCTGGAATCATCCATGGTTCTTGAAGGACTTGCCTAGAGAATTATTGGAAGGAGCAGAGGCAGGGTACCAGTACGATGATCCATTGCACCCACTTCAGAGTGAAGAAGAAATCATGAAGATTTTGGCTGAGGCTAGAATACCAGGAGAAGCCACGAAAAGCGAGGAGCAGGCTCTTGTTGGTGGCCTTCCAAACTCAGAAGACATGGATGCCGAAGGAGATGCTGAAGATGATGATGTTGAGAGCAGTGGAGATTTCGTTTGTGCTCTCTAA
- the LOC131033287 gene encoding serine/threonine-protein kinase SRK2A isoform X1, which yields MERYEIVKDIGAGNFGVAKLMRDKKTGELVAVKFIERGEKIDENVMREIINHRSLRHTNIVRFKEVVLTPTHLAILMEYAAGGELFERICNAGRFSEDEARYFFQQLISGVSYCHAMQVCHRDLKLENTLLDGDSSPQLKICDFGYSKSSLLHSQPKSTVGTPAYIAPEVLSKREYDGKIADVWSCGVTLYVMLVGAYPFEDPEDPRNFRNTIGRILSVQYSIPNYVYVTTECRHLLSRIFVANPAKRITLPEIWNHPWFLKDLPRELLEGAEAGYQYDDPLHPLQSEEEIMKILAEARIPGEATKSEEQALVGGLPNSEDMDAEGDAEDDDVESSGDFVCAL from the exons ATGGAGAGGTACGAGATAGTTAAGGATATTGGGGCAGGTAATTTTGGAGTTGCAAAGCTTATGCGCGATAAGAAGACTGGAGAACTCGTTGCAGTCAAGTTTATTGAACGAGGCGAAAAG ATTGATGAAAATGTGATGAGGGAAATTATCAATCATAGATCTCTGCGTCATACCAATATAGTTCGCTTCAAGGAG GTAGTGCTCACTCCGACCCATTTGGCAATACTCATGGAGTATGCTGCTGGCGGGGAACTTTTTGAACGGATTTGCAATGCAGGTCGTTTCAGCGAGGACGAG GCCAGATATTTCTTCCAACAGCTCATATCCGGCGTCAGCTATTGTCATGCCATG CAAGTGTGCCACAGGGATCTTAAGTTGGAGAATACTTTATTAGATGGAGACTCTTCTCCCCAGCTGAAAATCTGTGACTTCGGCTATTCCAAG tcttctttgcTGCATTCCCAGCCAAAATCAACTGTAGGAACCCCTGCCTACATCGCTCCAGAAGTTCTATCCAAAAGGGAATACGATGGCAAG ATAGCAGATGTATGGTCATGTGGAGTGACTCTCTATGTGATGTTGGTAGGAGCTTATCCATTTGAAGATCCAGAGGATCCCAGGAACTTCAGAAACACTATAGGA AGGATATTGAGTGTGCAATATTCAATACCAAACTATGTATATGTAACTACAGAATGTAGACATCTGCTGTCTAGAATTTTTGTGGCTAATCCTGCCAAG AGAATAACTCTTCCTGAGATCTGGAATCATCCATGGTTCTTGAAGGACTTGCCTAGAGAATTATTGGAAGGAGCAGAGGCAGGGTACCAGTACGATGATCCATTGCACCCACTTCAGAGTGAAGAAGAAATCATGAAGATTTTGGCTGAGGCTAGAATACCAGGAGAAGCCACGAAAAGCGAGGAGCAGGCTCTTGTTGGTGGCCTTCCAAACTCAGAAGACATGGATGCCGAAGGAGATGCTGAAGATGATGATGTTGAGAGCAGTGGAGATTTCGTTTGTGCTCTCTAA